The Argentina anserina chromosome 3, drPotAnse1.1, whole genome shotgun sequence genome includes a region encoding these proteins:
- the LOC126788233 gene encoding 50S ribosomal protein L21, mitochondrial, with protein sequence MSNRRCLQLLTRRLSALFSANPPLHTLSTPPPLSTHEPLKSLISQSPLAFSPNWSHRTRHFSSDRNDGVDGDTEEDGDDSDGDEIGYSSDENASLSKGGGSKREYTAEEMAEEAAGIGYKVVGPLETTDGVFKPYEPVFAVVQIGSHQFKVSNGDSIFTERLKFCEVNDKLILNKVLLVGTSSQTMIGRPIVPDATVHAVIEEHALDAKVLIFKKKRRKNYRRCKGHRQELTKLRIIDIQGIQKPEPVVTEKPSKTPGKKSGKVAVAA encoded by the exons ATGTCGAATCGACGGTGCCTCCAGCTCCTCACCCGCCGCCTCTCCGCCCTATTCTCAGCCAACCCTCCACTCCACACTCTCTCCACCCCACCTCCCCTCTCTACCCATGAGCCCCTCAAATCCCTCATCTCCCAATCCCCACTCGCTTTCAGCCCCAATTGGTCCCACCGGACCCGCCATTTCTCGTCGGACCGCAACGACGGCGTAGACGGCGACACCGAAGAAGACGGCGACGATTCAGACGGCGACGAAATTGGATACAGCAGTGACGAAAATGCGAGCTTATCGAAAGGCGGAGGGTCGAAAAGGGAGTACACGGCGGAGGAGAtggcggaggaggcggcggGTATTGGGTACAAAGTAGTTGGGCCGCTTGAGACTACTGATGGGGTTTTCAAGCCCTATGAGCCCGTTTTCGCTGTCGTTCAG ATCGGTTCGCATCAGTTTAAAGTTAGTAATGGGGACTCTATCTTCACTGAGAGATTGAAGTTCTGCGAGGTTAATGATAAG TTGATATTGAACAAGGTTCTCTTGGTCGGCACTAGTAGTCAGACAATGATCGGCAGGCCAATAGTTCCAGATGCCACAGTGCATGCAGTCATTGAAGAGCAT GCATTAGATGCAAAGGttcttatttttaagaaaaagagGAGAAAAAATTACCGTCGATGCAAAGGTCATCGCCAG GAATTAACCAAGCTGAGGATCATTGATATTCAAGGGATTCAGAAGCCAGAACCTGTAGTCACTGAAAAACCTTCTAAAACACCTGGTAAAAAGTCAGGTAAGGTTGCAGTTGCTGCGTAG
- the LOC126788227 gene encoding vesicle-fusing ATPase — MAPATMIVTNTPAADLALTNLAYCSPLDLQKFAIPGTKLNLALIADSFVLSVSPHQSIQQGFIALNAIQRRHARVSSGDSVSVSRFTPPDDFNLTLLTLELEFVKKGTKSEQIDAGALSSQLKKRFMNQVMTAGQRVSFEYHGTNYIFTVNQAVRSEESNSVERGMISSETYFVFEAPSGNGIKIVGQRSDTTSKIFKHKEFNLQTLGIGGLGAEFADIFRRAFASRVFPAHVTNKLGIKHVKGMLLYGPPGTGKTLMARQIGKMLNGKDPKIVNGPEVLSKFVGETEKNVRDLFADAENDQRLRGDESELHVIIFDEIDAICKSRGSTRDGTGVHDSIVNQLLTKIDGVESLNNVLLIGMTNRKDLIDEALLRPGRLEVQIEISLPDENGRIQILQIHTNKMKESSFLAPDVNLQELAARTKNYSGAELEGVVKSAVSYALNRQLSLDDLTKPVDEESIKVTMDDFLRALHEIVPAFGASTDDLERCRLHGMVDCGDRHKHIYQRAMLLVEQVKSSERSPLVTCLLEGPSGSGKSSLAATVGIDSDFPYVKIISAEAMIGLQESTKCAQIAKVFEDAYKSPLSIIILDNIERLLEYIAIGPRFSNLISQTLMLLLKRTPPKGKKLLVFGTTSEVGFLDSIGFCDTFSVTYTVPTLKKEAAKKVLEQLNVFADEDLDEAAEALDDVPIKKLYMVIEMAAQGERGGSSQAIFSGQSKIEINHFNAILHDTIRY; from the exons ATGGCTCCGGCGACGATGATCGTTACCAACACTCCGGCCGCCGATCTCGCCCTCACCAACCTCGCCTACTGCTCGCCGCTCGATCTCCAGAAATTCGCCATTCCCGGCACCAAGCTCAATCTAGCTCTCATCGCCGACTCGTTCGTCCTCTCAGTCT CTCCGCACCAGAGCATACAGCAGGGTTTCATTGCGCTCAATGCAATTCAGCGACGGCATGCTAGGGTTTCCAGCGGTGACTCGGTCTCTGTGAGCAG GTTTACGCCGCCTGATGATTTCAACCTGACTTTGCTCACTCTGGAATTGGAGTTTGTAAAGAAAGGGACTAAGAGTGAACAG ATTGATGCCGGTGCCCTTTCGAGCCAACTTAAGAAGAGGTTTATGAACCAG GTTATGACAGCTGGACAAAGagtatcatttgagtatcatgGCACTAACTACATTTTTACAGTCAATCAAGCTGTAAGATCAGAAGAGTCTAATTCTGTTGAAAGAGGGATGATATCGAGTGAAACATATTTCGTTTTTGAGGCACCGAGTGGAAATGGAATAAAG ATAGTGGGCCAACGTTCTGATACGACTAGCAAAATCTTTAAGCACAAGGAATTCAACCTTCAAACACTTGGCATTGGTGGCTTAGGTGCTGAGTTTGCAGATATATTCCGAAGAGCGTTTGCCTCTCGTGTCTTCCCTGCACATGTTACAAATAA ACTAGGGATCAAGCATGTTAAGGGTATGCTGCTGTATGGACCACCTGGTACTGGAAAAACTCTTATGGCACGTCAAATTGGAAAAATGTTGAACGGGAAAGATCCGAAG ATTGTTAATGGTCCAGAAGTCTTGAGCAAGTTTGTTGGTGAAACTGAAAAGAATGTTAGGGATCTATTTGCTGATGCTGAGAATGATCAAAGGCTTCGTG GGGATGAAAGCGAATTGCATGTCATAATCTTTGATGAAATTGATGCTATTTGTAAG TCAAGAGGATCGACCAGAGATGGCACAGGAGTTCATGATAGTATTGTGAACCAGTTACTTACAAAG ATTGATGGTGTGGAGTCTCTGAATAATGTGTTGCTGATTGGGATGACAAACAGAAAGGATTTGATTGATGAAGCCCTTTTGAG GCCAGGACGTCTAGAAGTTCAGATTGAGATAAGTCTTCCGGATGAAAATGGTCGCATACAAATTCTTCAAATTcatacaaataaaatgaaggAAAGCTCTTTTCTTGCTCCTGATGTCAACCTGCAAGAGCTTG CTGCTCGCACAAAGAACTATAGTGGTGCAGAACTGGAAGGAGTTGTCAAAAGTGCAGTATCATATGCTTTGAATAGACAACTAAGTTTGGATGATCTTACCAAGCCAGTGGATGAAGAGAGTATTAAGGTTACCATGGATGATTTTCTACGTGCACTCCATGAAATTGTACCTGCATTTGGTGCCTCCACTGATGACCTTGAAAGATGCAG ACTTCATGGCATGGTGGATTGTGGGGATCGACATAAGCATATCTATCAAAGAGCCATGCTACTTGTGGAACAAGTTAAATCAAGTGAGAGAAGCCCACTTGTTACATGCCTTTTGGAAGGTCCTAGTGGCAG TGGTAAATCTTCACTAGCAGCTACTGTTGGCATTGACAGTGATTTCCCCTATGTTAAGATT ATCTCGGCTGAGGCAATGATTGGTCTTCAAGAGAGTACTAAATGTGCGCAAATTGCAAAG GTTTTTGAAGATGCATACAAGTCCCCATTAAGCATTATTATCCTGGATAATATTGAAAG GTTACTAGAGTATATTGCTATTGGTCCAAgattttcaaatttgatatCTCAAACACTGATGCTCCTTCTCAAGCGCACTCCTCCGAAG GGGAAAAAGCTACTGGTTTTTGGTACAACAAGTGAAGTGGGCTTCTTAGACTCGATTGGTTTTTGTGATACCTTCTCTGTCACTTACACTGTTCCCACATTAAAGAAAGAGGCTGCAAAGAAG GTGCTAGAACAGTTAAATGTCTTTGCTGATGAAGACCTAGATGAAGCTGCGGAGGCCCTGGATGAT GTTCCTATCAAGAAGCTCTATATGGTAATTGAGATGGCAGCCCAGGGTGAGCGTGGAGGGTCTTCGCAGGCAATCTTCTCCGGACAATCGAAAATAGAGATCAATCACTTTAATGCGATCCTTCATGATACGATTCGATATTAG